The Shewanella pealeana ATCC 700345 genome contains the following window.
CTGCGGCATCGGTTACCGGTGTCACCTCTATGGTAAAAGTATTTTCAAATGGTGCCTGATCGGTGACATCGCCGCCATTTATGCTAGCAGTATCGATACTCGTCGCTGAGAACTTCAGCCTAAAGTCGCCACTTAAGTGCTCTGTCGGCACAAACTCGAGTAGCCCCAACGAAAGGTTTAACAAGGCCATGCTGTTGCCAGTAAATTCCCAAGTATCAGTTGTGCCCGCCTTTAACGACCACAGACCTGTGCTGTCACTGATACTGCCGCCATCGAGCAAGGTAATGGTGATCGGGTTGGCGTTATCGCCAAACAGAATCTGCTCCGAACCACCTGTACTAGGGCTTGAATCTGGATCATCTAACACTAGGCTGATCCCAAGTGGAATAGGGGCGTCTTCTAGCATGACTCGATTCGCGATATGTAAACTCACACCGTCGGCAACTGGAACTATCTCAACTTCAAGGCTTTGAGAGTCATCAATTTTAGTGTCACCACTGATGCTATCGGTGGCAATAATACGAATAGGAATATTCAGCTCACCGGCATAATCTTCGCTGATATTATGTAACTTGAGGTTAGCTAGTGACGCGCTAGTGAACACATATTCGATGACATTCTCACCCGTAGCATCATAAACCGCTTTTACATCGCTGCCGCTAAAGTAGCCACCTTCGGGTAAGTCGGAAGCTAGCACTCTAAAGCTAATCAGGTCATTGCTATCAGGGCTAAGCAACTGATTGAGGTGGCCTGAAAAGTCGATAGCCGTATCTTCGATGGCGTCGACGCTTGTTAACAGTAATGCTCCAACGTCTGTTGCTTGGCTATTTGGCGCATCTTGGTCAAAACGCACCAAGAAGTTAGTCTTAATAATGGCGGCATCGTCTCGGTCCTGCACTCTCGCCTCGACGATTATCTGCTCTAAACCTGTGGCAAACTCGCTGATAATCGTCGCACCGCTAAGTAGGTCCAGCGCATACTCTTGCACCGTATCACTCGTCATGCCAGAAACTGGAATAATCCAGCGGCCATCACCATCGTCAATGGCTCCATTAGGGTGCGACACGTACCAACCGTCACCACTCGGCACTATGATCACCAAATAATCCAGTACCTCAGAACCGTCAATATCGCCATCGAAGAACAGTACTTGCCCTGTTAAGTCGATCGCCGAACCATCACTGCTCACAAGCGTTGGCTGCTCACTTTGCAGATGCGTAGTTAAATCGACAACGGCATCGACAACCACTGTGATTTGGCTTGCAACATATTCACTTATTTGTGCACCGGTGTCAGAGGTGTCGGTCACTTGATAGCTCACATCAAAAGAGAAGCTACCGTCGGCATCTTCTGGTGGTACAGCAGCCAGTCGCCCTGAGTTGAGTAACGCGGTAAGTGTTGGGCTAGTACTATCGACTAAGGTACTGACATCTAACCCAGAAACTGGAATCGTTACCTGTGAACCATCTAAGGTCAAAATAAAACCATCAGCGTCCTGATACGGGATAATAAGCCCAGTAATAGTTTCACTGCCATCAATATCGGCGTTGAGGTTGGGCGTAAAATCTAATGGGATGGCTTGGTCTTCAAAACCATAACTCGTCGTAGCCAGCGAAGCCGCATTGGCATCTATAACAGGAGCAATCTCGATATTGACGGTTAGCTCATAATCCGCAGAATCACCATCCAACTCAGTGCTTTGAGCTAAAATGGTAAAGCTAATTTGGCCACTAAAGTCTGTCACCAGCTTTAGGCTTAAACTGGCCAACAGGGTGGCAGACACCCCATATACCGGCTGATTATTAATGAAACCAACCACAGGTAAGTTAACAGGACTTCCACCAGCATCGACAAATATCACCCCATCGGGTAAGCCTGAAATGCGCAGATCGAGTGATTCTGATCCATCGTCGTCAGAGGTGACGATAGTGAAATCGAGAGCTATCGCCTCATCCTCTTTGAAATCAACCAGATTTGATATAACCCCCGTGTCATTATCTATGGTCCAGACATTAGCATCGCCATTAATAATCGGCTTGTCGTTTGCCACTCCCGTCAGGGTCACTGTTACATGATCCACCTCGCTGTAATTCGGGTTGGGGTGAATAATGCCATCGGCGGGATCCTGTCCATCTTGCGAAGTCTCTGTAGCAAAGCTTCTAACCGCGATGGAAAACTCTCCAAGATTAGCCGAGCTAGCGTCGGCGGCAGGAATAAGCTTAGCCACTCCAGAGTCAACTTCAGAAGCCAGTACCGTCCACACATTTCCACTCACCGTCGCGGAAGGAGCATCGATAGACCAACCATCGGGCAAAGTGAGTTCATAACTTAAAATTTCAGAGCCTGAGCTGTCGGTTAATGCTCCTGCTATCACCGCCTTAAGCAAGATAGGCGCATCTTCGTCGCTGCGAATATCTTGGGTAGTTAATGTGGGCTTATCAGCAACCGGTGTGACATCTATGGTTACGGTCTCAAGGGAACTGAGTTTAGTGTCTTTATTGTCACTTTCGGTGGCTTTAGCTTGAATGGTGAAGGTAAATTCCCCGGCAAGGTTTTCTCCCACCGTCGCAATCAGGTTATCTAACTGAAGCTGACTTATCGACATACCATTGCTGATGGCAAGACCTATCGCAGTCAGGCTTAAACCAGCACTGATGTTGTCGATAACATAAGTGACCGTTTCAGAGCCTTGAGGGTCTGAGCCGGTTTCATCTTTTGAAGTCGCCCCCAGCTTAATATTGAAACTTGCGGCATCTTCATTAACCGCATAACTGAACTCGCTACTCGCATCCCATAATGGGGTATCGGCCACAGACTCAACAGTAATCGGTACAGTAGTAGTAACTGCAGGCTTACCCGTAATGTTGACCGTGATGATAAAAGCTGCGCTGGCGGTGGCATCGGAGCCATCTTCTATCGGCTGATAACTCAAATCACCATTAGGAATCGCCACTCGCGTTAATGGGTCCTCACTCAACAGTCCATTGAGAAGAGACAGGATGTAATTACCATCGGCATCCTTTGGCACCTCGGTGCCGTCAAGCATCAATACTCCGCCCTGCAGAGCGGCTGCATCAAACACCATGCTGATAATAAATTCGCCTTCGTCGATATCTCCCGGCCTAGCCTCAACAGCAAAAATGGTATCCGTGTCCTCGATAAACGCGGTATTAAAGACGATGATTGAACCTTCGGCATCTTTAGCAATAAGGGTTAGGGTGTCGGTAGCAATATCACCGTCGGCATCGGTAATTTGCAATAGTACGTCTTCAGTAAACTGAAGCGCGTTGTAGGCAAACTCAAAAGTGGTCACCGTTGCTAAGCCATTTTCATCCACCACCAGCTCACCATATTTAACTGCGGCTGGATTGGCATCAGTAAATAGCTCAATGACGGTTCCTACTGCGTAAGACACGCCTTTATAGGTGATATCAGTAACCTTAGCGCCATCGGCTCCCTGCTCGGCAGAGTTAAACATCTGCACGCTATGCACTTCATTCACGGCTTCAAAAAACTCTAAGGTCTTTGCGGTATCTTCTGGAATATCATCGACTACGGTAACTGTGATGGTCTGCGAGGCTGACTTATCGTTATCGACATCAATTGCGTTCACTTCAAACAATAGATCTAAGCTGTTTTCACCATCGGCATTAGCATGGTCAAAGGGTCTAAACTGCTTAAACTCCACTTTTCCATTGGCATTAAAGCGGATCTGAAATACCTGCTCCCCCCCGGTCTCTCGTGTAGCTACATGCCAGCCGTCACCGTTAGCTGTGGTATTGAGTATGACTTTCTCGGTGCCGCTATAGTAAGTGCCAAAACTAAAGCTATCAGTCAGGGTGATTTCGGCAATGCTGTCACTGCCCGCCGATGTCGATAACAGCTGCGAAGTTGAGATGGGATTCGTACTTGTGAGGATCCCTTCGTTGATATTGAGTTGCAACGGATCGGGCAGTATGGCGTTTTGGCCATCATAGATATCGACTGAGACCTCTCCCGACGAGATGGTGTTATCACTGTCTCGAATGTCGACAGTGACCTTGAGGGTATCAAATAGATCGGCGGCGCCTAAATGGTCAATCGGCCCCAGTAAGTTAAAGTCTAATGCTATGGTTGCCAGCTGTTCGGGGTCAACGGCGACGTCTGTTGGTAAGCGCATGGTAAAGACAAGCTTGCCCTCTGCCGTCACCGCGTCCAACGAAGCACCATCGTCTTTCACCAGCCAAAACAACTTTGAGCCATTTTGAGTCAGAGTGGTACCTGCGGCGTTTTTTACCTCAGCGCCATCAACCACACTAAATGCTACATCAACAATAGGATCTTTGCTCGCGGTGATATTAAAATGACCTGTGGCACTATCTCCGTAAGCGGTAATGGATGGGTCTTCGCTGACATTGAGGCTAATGTCGTTAATTGAGGCGGCAGCGGCATCTTGCACTGTTACCGTCAATGTTGCACTGGCAACATCGCCGTCAAAATCAGAGATTAACAGGCCAAAGTCGATATCTTCGCTAAGTGTCTGATCAAAGGCTTGGTATAGGGTGAAGTCATAGTTTTGATTCAGGCTATCGGCGCTAGCACTCCAACTGTGACTCAGCTCAATGACAAAAACCGGATCGCTCACATTGCCGAGGTGGGCGGTTAACGTCAGTCCATCGACACTCAGGCTATATTGAATATCTACCCCGCCCGCGGTCAGTTTTGGTTGCAGCGCCGTTGCCGCAAATGACACGCTGGACACAGTATCACTGCCCACCAGCACATCGAATGTGCCACTTTGGCTGATAGGATCATTGACCAGTAAACCTTCATCGAAGGTTAGCTGAGTGATATTTGCCAATGCAGCAGAATTACCGTCACTCACATTCCAGGTTAATCTCCCTTCCTGTATATCGGTACCATCAAGATCCATCGCAGTGACATCGGTAATGATCTCGAGCAAATTAGTGCCAAGATGATCCAGTGGCGCCGACTGGGTGAAAGTAGCATCGACACTGAGATCATCCCCGACATTGCTTGCCGATAATACGATGGTAAATACGGTAATCGGTGACGCCTCATCGGTGAAAGCGGTCAAGGTTTTACCGTTATTCGATAGCACAAACTTCAACGCGATACCGCTGCTAGATAAGTTTTGGTTCTGCAGATGAAACGGAGTGAGTGCAGTAAAGCGAATGGTGTCAGCTTGTAAGGTGTCCGAGCCAGCGGTAACGCTAAAGGTTTCAGTCGTCACCTGCGGGCTAGCATCGATATCGCCCTCTTGGCTCGCTCCTATCACATCAGTCATACCACCAGGCGCGCCATCGCCGACGGTGAAGGTCGCATTCGCCGTTGCTTCGCTGCCATCGGAATCCAACACCGTATAAAATAGCTCAACAACTTGTGCTTGAGTGTTATCGAGATTTTCTGCGATCATGAAGCTCCAGCTACCGTTGGACTGAATAGTCATGATCCCTTGAGGCGTAGCAATAACCGCTGGCACTGCAATAGACACTGGATAATCGACGCCATCATAATGCACCGAGGTCAGGGTTAAAGGTCCTTCGATGGTATAATCGTTACCGAATAAAGAGCCGACTGCGCTGGTGTCCTCAATGACAAACTCATGATCATCGAAAGCGAACGGGCGAGTGTCGCGAATATTAAGCACGGCATAGGTGATGATCTCTTCTGATGTGCCGTCAGCATCAGTTTGCAGGCCACTTAAACGAATGTAGCTCAGCACATTACTGTTATTCAGCTCATCCATAGGCTGAAATAAGGACACATTCAGATCTGTCCCCGACAGATTTGCCGTCATCACTGTCTCACCATCACCGAGACGGATAAGGGTAAATGACTGCCCGTCAGCAGCCACACTGATGCTTAACGCTTGCCCCTCAGAGCTGAGGGTTAATAGCCGACTCTGCTCCGCCGTTATGCTTAAAGCGGCATCGGGGATCTCAATAGGAATCGTGACACTGGTGCTTAAGCTGATGTTGAGTGCAGCTTCATATATCGAAGCAATCGCAGGCACAAATAGCGTCGGCATAGCATCGCTCGCACTGTTACCCGACTTATCGCTAACCTTAACATCGAGTGACCATGGCGCTTGACGATCTAGTCCTGTTACGTCTAAATCTGTAAACGACCAGCTACCACCAGCCTCAACCAGCGCAGTAAAGGTTAACGCATTAATACCATCTGTTAGCGTCAGCTCAACGGCTTGACCAACCTCTACACCTGTTGTTATCCCGCTCAGTGACTTCTCGACACCATAGATAAACAAAGCCGCATCAAATCCATCAGCTCCGGTATCGATATCGATACTAATTTGGGTATCGAGAGTGACCGTATTTGTTCCGGTTGCTGGGTTACCCGCTAAATCTGCAGTATCGGCCTGCAATGATAACTGGCCATCGGCAAATATCGACAAGTCGACATTAGGAACCTGCCATTCACCGTTAACGACAACCGCATTAAAGCTGGCGGTTTTACCATTAATGTCGACCACAGTGACGACGACCGGTCGGCCATCTTCGATATTAATAACTGTGCCGGCGAGTGTTGCATTTGTCGATTCGGCGGCATTAATTAAGCCATTATCATCGACTATTTCGACGGTGATCGTCGCCAAACTATCTTTATCGACTGCGACATTTGCCTCAACTAAGTTGCCTGCGATATCGCTAGCACTCGCAGTAAAACCTAGGCTGCCATCCGCTAAACTCGAAACATCGGCGTCATCTATCTGCCAGCGGCTATCAATCACTGTTGTGGTAAAAGTTAATGCCTTTCCCTCTACATCGGTCACGGTAATAGTGACCAACTGGTTATCTTCAATATCGGTGACACTGCCCGACATATCCAGCAGCAACATCTCGCTGGCATTGATCACGCTATCGCTACCAGTTTCAACTTCAATGCTAATTGAGGCCAAGATATCCACGGCAATTGTATCGCTTGCTGTGGCTAAGTTACCCGCCATATCTGTTACCGAAACAGTGGCACTTAGGCTCCCATCGGCAAAACCCGACAAATCCGCACCGCTCAGCTGCCATCCGCCAGCCACGACAACTGTGGTGAAGCTCCGCTCATGACCTAGGGGATCACTAAAAATAACAGTAACAGTCTGGCCATCTTCAATATGACTGACGCTACCACGCACATGGACGGCTTGCTGCTCTGTGGCATTGATTACATCATCGCTATCGACAAACTCTATCGTCACCGAGGCTAATGTATCTTTGGTAATCGTACTGGAACCTGTAGCAAGATTGCCTTCTAAGTCTGAGGTTACCGCCCTTAGTGTTAACGCTCCCTCTGCAAGAGAAGACAGGTCGACGTCATCGACCACCCATGTGCCATTACGGGTCACGCTAGTAAACAGCAGGGTGTGACCTTGACTATCGGTCACCGAAATCTCTACCGGCCGACCATCTTCAATATTGAAGACCTCACCAATGAGTGTGGTGGCTAGCACTTCTGCCTGATTAAGTAGGCCATTATCGTCAAGTGTTGTTATCGTGATGCTCGCCTGAGTATCTTTATAGGCTTCATCGGTTGCACTCGCGGGGTTGCCCGCAATATCCAGTGCATCAACGTCAAAGGTCAATGGCCCATCGGTAAGGCTTGAGAGATCCGCATCCTCTAACAGCCATAGTCCATCCACTATTGTGGTTACAAAGCTAAGTTGATGACCATCAACATCGGTCACGGTAACTGTGACTGCTTGGCCCTGTTCAATATTTTTAGCTTCACCCTTCATATCGACAGCGAGCACTTCCTGCTCGTTGATCACTGTATCTTCGCCAGTATCAACTTCTATCGAGATCTGCGCTAAGGTGTCTTTAATGCTGCTATCAAACCCGTCGGTGACATCACCGGGGTAAGTTAAAGCTGTAATGGTCGCGGTTAGCTCGCCTTCAGCAAAAGATTGCAAATCTAAGTCACTCAGCTGCCACGCTTGCTGCTGTACTATGACCTCAAAGTTCTGTTGTTGGCCAAGGCTGTCAGTCAGCGTTAGCTCTAACAGCTGTCCATCTGCGGCTTTAATCGCTTGACCAGATAGAGTGACGCTTGGAGATTCGAATCGGTTGATGTAACCGTCAATATCGATAAATTCAACGGTTAAAATGATGGGGGCAAAGGAGTCTTGTTGGTTAGTGCTGAACTGACTGCTGGCGTCTTTGGTTAAGTTATCCCCTTGGGTATCAAATCCTGAGTCGGCAATAACAGCATCTTCATCATGCTCTACGACCTGATAAAATAAACTGGTTCCCTGTTGATGCTCGTTATCTGTTGCCGGCTGATTATCACCCTGATACTGCAGGCTTAACTGACTATCAGGGCCATCATTACCAAGGTTGGAACCACTAATAACACTTTGAGGAATAGTGACTCTCATACCATCAAACACGCCGTAGAACTCGCCATTCGCATCCGTCTGCAACTGTTCGGGGCTCAACTTGTAAATGGGGATGTCAGCTTGGATTTGATAAGGCAAGATCATGACCCATTGGCCATCAGCGGTTACCGCCCAAACCACCGCATCTAGCTGTATATAATAAATCACCTTGGCACTTAGAGTCGGCATCTGAAAATATCCTTTTAACTTCAGTTACTACAGCATTCCGATAAGTTATCGATGCTCTAGTATATATTGACTTTTGCAACCTTCTTTTACAAGTTTAATACAGAGAGTTAACTTACGTTCTAAGGAGGGTGCTGCCAACTTAAGCAGCTAAATAGCAGCTAAATAGCAGCTAAATAGCAGTACAGGATAAAATCAGAACCAAGACCATTGTAAATGTTTGATAAGAACTGTTAATCACTAAAATTCATCCCAATATGCAGATCCGTTCCCTAGTTTTTCAATAACATAATCTAAAAACACTCTTACTTTTGCAGGCAAATAGTGACGCTCAGGGTAGATAGCGTTGAGCTTTTTGCTCGGCATTGTATAGTCTTTAAATATAGCAACCAGATCCCCCCTCTGAATGGCAGCTCCAGCAACAAATGTGGGGAGCCGTGCCGCCCCCATACCAGCTATAACCGCATCTCTAAGTGCAGCGCTATTATTAACTCGATAGTTTCCTGTTACTTTGACTTTGAATTCATCACCATTGTTAGCGTTAAATTGCCATACATCGGCATTTTTGGAATAGCTATAAAGTATGCAGTTTAGATCGGCTAACTGGGAGGGAGATGTAAGCTGTTGTCGGTGTTTTTGATAAAACGAGGGAGATACGCAAACAACGCTATGCAAAGGAACTAACAGACGTGCGATTAAGTTCGAATCGACCAAGTCATCGGCACGAATCGCCAAGTCAAAGCCCTGTTCAATCAGGTTGATTTCATCATCATCCATCACAAGGTCAATCTGAATCTCAGGGTAACGCTCAATAAACTCAGGGATAAGCGAGGCCAAATGCATTTGCCCTATCGTCATCGGCACTTGAATTTTTAACAAGCCTTTTGGTTCACCTTGTAGCTCACTCACCGCATCTTCAGCCTGCTTTGCGGCACGATTGGCTTGAGATGCATATTGATAGTAACGCTCTCCAGCCTCAGTCAGACTAAGGTTACGGGTAGAGCGATAAAATAAACGCGCCCCAAGCTGCTGTTCTAATTGCGTGATACGTTTGCTTACTGCTGACTTTGAAATACCCAATACACGAGCGGCACTGGAAAAACCGGCACTATCTGCCACAGCAACAAAGATCGGAATAGCATTAAAAGTGTCCATTTAATCCTGCTATTGGTTGAGAAAAACTCAACTCTGAGTCTACTTGTTAGCATATTGTTTATCAAACTCGATGATTTAAAGTAAGCCCATCAAATTTAATACTGCAATCAAAAGTTAATTAAGAGGTGTTTATGGTGCGCTTAGAGCATGTGAATTTAGTCGTAAAAGATATTCAACCTACATTGGTGTTTTTGCTAACAGCATTTCCAGAGTGGCGTATCCGTGGTGAAGGGGAGATGGCTTGGGGGAGTGATGAGCATGCATCAAGCCGTCATTGGTTACATGTTGGTGATGATGACTACTACCTCACCCTGAACGACAGCGCCGTTGGAGAAATCAGAGATGTTAAAGGCATTGAACCTGGTGTCGCCCACATCGGCTTTGTCGTCGATGACCTACAAGCTGTAATAGACCGTCTAGCGGCTGAAGGTTTTAACCCTGACATAAAAGGACGCATACATCCGTTTCGACAAACCGTTTACTACAACGACCCCGCAGGCTTGCAGTTTGAGTTTCTGCAATATGCGAGTGATAAGCCTGCCGAGAAAAATATGTATGGTGGCGAGTCTGACGAATTGCAGAAGAAAAACTAACGTTTGTATTTTTAGCTATAGGGAAAGCAAGATGAACATTCAAGAAATCAATACTTTGGTACAGAAACTGTATCAGGCCGTGGATAACAAAGACCTCGATTATCTCCAGAACAATCTGGCAAGCAAGATCCGTTTCCGCCTTGGTAATAACCCAGCAGCTACAGACAAATCCGCTATTCTGGAGGGGAATAAACAGTTTTTCTCTAGCATAGAATCGATGAAACACACTATAGAAGAGGTTATTTATCAGCCCGCTGATAGCTCAGGTACGGTTAGTGCCAGCTGCCATGGCACTGTAGATTATGTTCGCTTGGATGGGAGCAAACACTCAGCGGTATTCTCAACGTTTTTAAAAGTGCAAAATGGTTTGATTACCGACTACCTAATCTTTGCCGATTTATCGGGTTTGTAAAAGGCTCGCTCTCTTCGTCAGCCTGAAACCTGCTAAATTAATTCAATGAAGACAATTCATCTCACTTTAAATTGAAGATTGTCTTCGATTGAATTTGACAAAAGAACCTATGCAGCTTGCCCTGCGGCAACACCTGATGACCAGGCCCATTGGAAGTTAAAGCCTCCTAGCCAACCACTTACATCCATCACTTCACCGACAAAAAATAACCCTGGTACAGATTTAGCTTCCATGGTTTTAGATGACAACTCATCTGTGTCGACGCCACCTAGGGTGACTTCAGCAGTGCGGTAACCTTCGGTGCCGTTCATCACTAGCGTCCACGACTCAATATCTACAGCTAACTGTTCTAACTCGGCGTGTACTAGCTGGTTAAGCGCCTTATTAAGCAAAGACTCTTCAAATAACACTTCGACTAGACGCTTAGGTAACCATTGCGACAAAGCATTACGTAAGCTTTGCTTAGGGCTATTAGTTAAAGCCAATTGCAACTTAGCGCGCACATCTTCACCCGGTAGCAGGTTGATGCTGATCGCTTCGCCAGGGTTCCAATAATTGGAGATTTGCAAAATTGCAGGGCCAGATAGACCTCGGTGAGTAAATAGCAGTGCCTCGCTAAACTGAGTGCCATCCTTAGCAGTAATAGTACTGGGTACCGCAATGCCAGATAGTGGCTCAAAGCGCTGCTTTTGCTCACTATGCCAGGTAAAAGGTACTAGGCCTGCATGAGTTGAGAGCACTTTTAGGCCAAACTGCTCAGCAATATGATAACCATAAGGCGATGCGCCAAGCTTTGGCATAGACAAGCCACCAGTGGCGATGACCAGAGACTCACAGCTGTATTGTGCTTTATCTGTTGTCAGCTCAAATAGGCCATCGCTATTTTTGCTGATATTACTGATTTCGGTGCGTAATTGAATTTGCGCGCCTGACCACTCACACTCGGTAAGTAGCATGGTAACGATCTCTTTGGCCGAGTCATTACAAAATAACTGACCATGATCGCGCTCGTGGTACTCGATGCCATGACGCTCAACCAATTCGATAAAGTCACTCGAGCGATAGCGTGCCAATGCCGATTTAACAAAGTGGCCATTACCGCAGATAAAGTTACTCGGCTCGACCTTTTGATTGGTGAAGTTACAGCGGCCGCCACCACTTATAAGAATTTTACGACCCGCTTGCTTCGCGTTATCAAGCACTAATACATCACGGCCACGGTAACCTGCAGCCGCCGCGCACATTAGCCCAGCCGCACCAGCACCAATAATGATGACGTCATGATGTTTCACTCGATAACTCCTAAATAAACGGTGCCTATCGTTGGTAAACCCTAGGCATAAAAAAGGGCGCTATTTTAGCACTGTTTTTTGTACAAGGAAGTACTTATCCCATCTTCGCCATGGATGGCAAGAAGTGGGATTTATACATGGAAGTATTTATCCCATCTTCGCCATGGATAATGGAATGGACCCATCCACTTTTAATCGGCCTCGCAATGGGCCACGATGTAGTTGCTTAAACTCATCAGAAAGAGGACGGGTCCACTATGAACATTACTACAATTGGTCTTGATATCGCAAAGTCCGTTTTTCATTTTGTTGGCGTTAATAAAGCCGGAAAGCTTGTCAAAAAGAAGATAATTAAGCGCAAAGAGTTAGTGCTTTTTCTTGCTCAAATAGAACCTTGCCTTGTTGTGATGGAAGCCTGTGGCGGTGCAAACTATTGGGCTAGGGAGTTCGAGAAAGTTGGCCATCAAGTTAAGTTAATAGCACCCCAGTATGTCGTTCCCTACAGACAAGGAAATAAGAATGACTATAACGATGCACTTGCGATAGCTGAAGCAGCACAACGCCCCAACATGCGCTTTGTAGAGCCTAAGCCAGTAGAGCAGCAAGATATTCAGATGCTGCATCGAATGAGAGAAAGACTAAACAAACAATCTACTGCACTGATAAATCAAGTGAGAGGTATGCTCGCTGAGTACGGCATTGTCATCACAAAAGGAAAAGCGTCTTTTAGGACAAAGCTACCAGATATTCTAGAAAATGCCGATAACGAATTAACAGTCAAAGGCCGAAGTGTTTTTTATCAACTATATGAAGAGTTTAATGACATTGAGAAGCGACTTAAAAACTGTGATGCCCAAGTTCAACAAGAGGTGAAAAGTAACCAAGTATGCCAGCGCTTAGAAAGCGTACCAGGCATTGGCCCTGTGACTGCCACAGCATTTTATGCAGCTGTTGGGCAAGGTAAAGATTTTACCAATGGGAGACATTTTTCAGCATGGTGCGGTCTAGTACCCAAACAGCATAGTAGTGGCGGGAAAAATAATTTGCTTGGTATTAGTAAGCGAGGAAACGCTTATTTGAGAACGCTATTTATCCACGGGGCAAGAACTGTCTTACAGCATAGTTCTAATAAAACTGACAGATTTAGTTGCTGGGCTAGCGCACTTGCAGAAAGGCGTGGCTTTAACAGAGCTTGTGTTGCCGTAGCTAATAAGCTTGCACGAATAGCGTGGGTTATAGCAGCAAGAGAAGATGAATACCGTATCACAGTATAAATTAATCATTAACGCGTCAACTTAACGAGATAATCATAAGTTTTGCTAACCACCAAGTTGCCAAGATAATTGATTTGATGATGAGACAGTCAGACTGTTCTGCTTAAAACCTTGCTTCGCCACAGGCTCTAAAGAAGCCGTAAGGATGATAAGGAAAGTAGAAGCAAATATCCATCAGGGCCAGAGGAGTACCTCAATAACAGGCCGAATATATGGGTGCAATGAACTCTTCTCAAAGTCGATATTAAATATCTTGCAAACCGGATGGGTCCATATATGGCATGAAGTGGGATTTGTACAAGGAAGTACTTATGCCAGCTTCGACAAAAAGTGCTTTTGTCATGAGTTAAGCTGCCAACTACCTTGATAGCTCATGTTTCACTTTGTAACCCCCCCTTATTCAATAAGTCCGTATTTGATAATGTAAGAATGACTAACGATTTTTCATGGATAGATTGTTTATTAATAAGGATTTTTATGAAAGTAAGCCAACAATTTACCTATTTAAAACGTA
Protein-coding sequences here:
- a CDS encoding LysR family transcriptional regulator, which codes for MDTFNAIPIFVAVADSAGFSSAARVLGISKSAVSKRITQLEQQLGARLFYRSTRNLSLTEAGERYYQYASQANRAAKQAEDAVSELQGEPKGLLKIQVPMTIGQMHLASLIPEFIERYPEIQIDLVMDDDEINLIEQGFDLAIRADDLVDSNLIARLLVPLHSVVCVSPSFYQKHRQQLTSPSQLADLNCILYSYSKNADVWQFNANNGDEFKVKVTGNYRVNNSAALRDAVIAGMGAARLPTFVAGAAIQRGDLVAIFKDYTMPSKKLNAIYPERHYLPAKVRVFLDYVIEKLGNGSAYWDEF
- a CDS encoding IS110-like element ISSpe2 family transposase, with translation MNITTIGLDIAKSVFHFVGVNKAGKLVKKKIIKRKELVLFLAQIEPCLVVMEACGGANYWAREFEKVGHQVKLIAPQYVVPYRQGNKNDYNDALAIAEAAQRPNMRFVEPKPVEQQDIQMLHRMRERLNKQSTALINQVRGMLAEYGIVITKGKASFRTKLPDILENADNELTVKGRSVFYQLYEEFNDIEKRLKNCDAQVQQEVKSNQVCQRLESVPGIGPVTATAFYAAVGQGKDFTNGRHFSAWCGLVPKQHSSGGKNNLLGISKRGNAYLRTLFIHGARTVLQHSSNKTDRFSCWASALAERRGFNRACVAVANKLARIAWVIAAREDEYRITV
- a CDS encoding nuclear transport factor 2 family protein; this encodes MNIQEINTLVQKLYQAVDNKDLDYLQNNLASKIRFRLGNNPAATDKSAILEGNKQFFSSIESMKHTIEEVIYQPADSSGTVSASCHGTVDYVRLDGSKHSAVFSTFLKVQNGLITDYLIFADLSGL
- a CDS encoding NAD(P)/FAD-dependent oxidoreductase, translated to MKHHDVIIIGAGAAGLMCAAAAGYRGRDVLVLDNAKQAGRKILISGGGRCNFTNQKVEPSNFICGNGHFVKSALARYRSSDFIELVERHGIEYHERDHGQLFCNDSAKEIVTMLLTECEWSGAQIQLRTEISNISKNSDGLFELTTDKAQYSCESLVIATGGLSMPKLGASPYGYHIAEQFGLKVLSTHAGLVPFTWHSEQKQRFEPLSGIAVPSTITAKDGTQFSEALLFTHRGLSGPAILQISNYWNPGEAISINLLPGEDVRAKLQLALTNSPKQSLRNALSQWLPKRLVEVLFEESLLNKALNQLVHAELEQLAVDIESWTLVMNGTEGYRTAEVTLGGVDTDELSSKTMEAKSVPGLFFVGEVMDVSGWLGGFNFQWAWSSGVAAGQAA
- a CDS encoding VOC family protein gives rise to the protein MVRLEHVNLVVKDIQPTLVFLLTAFPEWRIRGEGEMAWGSDEHASSRHWLHVGDDDYYLTLNDSAVGEIRDVKGIEPGVAHIGFVVDDLQAVIDRLAAEGFNPDIKGRIHPFRQTVYYNDPAGLQFEFLQYASDKPAEKNMYGGESDELQKKN